One window from the genome of Micromonospora aurantiaca ATCC 27029 encodes:
- the pgsA gene encoding phosphatidylinositol phosphate synthase, translated as MAKIFQVTARAGMTRVVEPVARALLRAGVSPNAVTVTGTVGVLVGALGFGARGHLVAGALIVTVFALTDLLDGTMARMSGGSTRFGAFLDSSMDRVADSAVFGAVAYWLATEHDYSGVAAALICLAAGGLVSYVKARAEGLGMTCNVGIAERTERLLIVGVGGLLTGVGVRPALEIALWLLAAVSIFTVGQRMAHVYRQAQRVGAE; from the coding sequence ATGGCGAAGATCTTCCAAGTGACGGCCCGCGCGGGCATGACCCGCGTCGTGGAGCCGGTCGCCCGCGCGCTGCTGCGTGCGGGCGTGTCCCCCAATGCGGTCACCGTGACCGGCACCGTCGGCGTGCTCGTGGGCGCGCTCGGCTTCGGCGCGCGCGGCCATCTGGTCGCCGGCGCGCTGATCGTCACGGTCTTCGCCCTCACCGATCTGCTCGACGGCACGATGGCGCGGATGAGCGGCGGGTCGACCCGGTTCGGGGCGTTCCTCGACTCGAGCATGGACCGGGTCGCCGACAGCGCGGTGTTCGGCGCGGTCGCGTACTGGCTGGCCACCGAGCACGACTACTCGGGCGTGGCAGCGGCGCTGATCTGCCTGGCCGCGGGCGGTCTGGTCTCCTACGTCAAGGCGCGCGCCGAGGGCCTCGGGATGACCTGCAACGTGGGCATCGCCGAGCGCACCGAGCGGCTGCTCATCGTCGGCGTCGGCGGCCTGCTCACCGGCGTCGGGGTCCGTCCGGCGCTGGAGATCGCGCTCTGGCTGCTCGCCGCCGTCTCGATCTTCACGGTGGGCCAGCGGATGGCCCACGTGTACCGCCAGGCCCAGCGGGTCGGCGCCGAGTGA
- a CDS encoding phosphatidylinositol mannoside acyltransferase, which yields MNLTEAGFVAGWRLVRALPRPVAAAAFRVGADRAHRKDGGGTRRLRANLRRVVGPEMPDAELDVLVRAGLRSYARYWMEAFRLPGLSRTEILAGFRLDGQELLAADVAAGRGAVVALPHAGNWDAAGAWVAATGWPMTTVAERLPDGVYERFVGFREGLGMEILPNHGGPRPAFDVLVDRLRAGYVVPLLADRDLSARGVEVDFFGGRTRMPAGPALLAIRTGAPLYVASMWYEPDAACASIEGPLPLPDPDSAPLDERVRTVTQRIADGLAAGIARHPQDWHMLQRMWLDQGRDGTPTSAQPPATTGTV from the coding sequence GTGAACCTCACCGAGGCGGGCTTCGTCGCGGGCTGGCGCCTGGTCCGGGCGCTGCCCCGGCCCGTCGCGGCGGCGGCCTTCCGGGTGGGCGCCGACCGCGCCCACCGCAAGGACGGCGGGGGTACGCGTCGACTGCGCGCCAACCTGCGCCGGGTGGTCGGACCGGAGATGCCCGACGCGGAGCTGGACGTGCTGGTGCGTGCCGGGCTGCGCTCGTACGCCCGGTACTGGATGGAGGCGTTCCGGCTGCCCGGCCTGAGCCGCACCGAGATCCTCGCCGGGTTCCGCCTCGACGGGCAGGAACTGCTCGCCGCCGACGTGGCCGCCGGGCGGGGCGCCGTGGTGGCGCTGCCGCACGCCGGCAACTGGGATGCCGCGGGCGCCTGGGTGGCTGCCACCGGCTGGCCGATGACCACGGTGGCTGAGCGGCTTCCGGACGGCGTCTACGAGCGGTTCGTCGGGTTCCGGGAAGGGCTGGGAATGGAGATCCTGCCCAACCACGGCGGCCCGCGTCCCGCGTTCGACGTGCTGGTGGACCGCCTGCGCGCCGGCTACGTGGTGCCCCTGCTCGCCGACCGGGACCTGTCCGCCCGGGGCGTGGAGGTCGACTTCTTCGGCGGCCGGACCCGGATGCCGGCCGGGCCGGCGCTGCTGGCCATCCGGACCGGCGCCCCGCTCTACGTGGCCTCGATGTGGTACGAACCGGACGCGGCGTGCGCCTCGATCGAGGGCCCGCTGCCGCTGCCGGACCCGGACAGCGCGCCGCTCGACGAGCGGGTCCGCACGGTGACGCAGCGGATTGCCGACGGTCTGGCGGCGGGCATCGCCCGGCATCCGCAAGACTGGCACATGTTGCAGCGGATGTGGCTGGACCAGGGCCGGGACGGTACGCCCACGTCGGCGCAGCCACCGGCCACCACCGGGACGGTCTAG